Proteins co-encoded in one Jeotgalibacillus malaysiensis genomic window:
- a CDS encoding transcriptional regulator, producing the protein MIKIVLAEDQTMLLGALGSLLDLEEDIEVIGKAKNGEEAVEIVKSLKPDICIMDIEMPLKTGLDAAEELKDEPCKIIILTTFARPGYFERARNAGVSGYLLKDSPSEELARSIRTIMEGRRIYAPELVDMALTEANPLTEREREVMELIAEGKTTKEIAGTLFITNGTVRNYISVILDKLEVSNRIEAISRFREKGWFK; encoded by the coding sequence ATGATAAAAATTGTGTTAGCTGAAGATCAGACAATGCTGCTTGGAGCGCTTGGCTCCCTGCTTGATCTTGAAGAGGATATTGAAGTAATCGGAAAAGCCAAAAACGGGGAAGAAGCCGTTGAAATCGTGAAGTCTTTAAAGCCTGATATCTGTATCATGGATATTGAAATGCCCCTTAAAACAGGGCTTGATGCAGCTGAAGAATTAAAAGATGAACCCTGCAAAATCATTATTCTGACGACCTTTGCAAGACCTGGCTATTTTGAAAGAGCAAGGAATGCCGGCGTCAGCGGCTATCTGCTGAAAGACAGTCCAAGCGAAGAACTGGCACGCTCAATTCGCACGATTATGGAAGGCCGCAGAATCTATGCGCCTGAACTTGTAGATATGGCATTAACCGAAGCAAACCCGCTGACAGAGCGCGAACGCGAAGTGATGGAGCTGATCGCAGAAGGAAAAACAACAAAAGAAATCGCCGGCACCCTCTTCATCACAAACGGAACCGTCCGAAACTACATCTCAGTCATACTAGACAAACTCGAAGTCTCAAACCGCATCGAAGCCATTTCCCGTTTTAGAGAAAAGGGCTGGTTCAAGTAA
- a CDS encoding ABC transporter ATP-binding protein, translating to MNQLSQYAKQYKGTQLLMVLIALLTGVSIIAQAYFIVMIVDEVFLKGAGLSDVVPLFGWLAVALIARAMLTYASGRTGAWLAAKVKQTIREKLLEKYAGNPVQASLQGQSGRKVSVLMDAVDEVDSYFSKYIPQLTLTAFIPLMIIITAFWQDWITGTVLLVSAPFIPLFFIIIGIKTQKKSEEQLEQLSAFSGTFLDTLQGLTTLKLFGQAKKQRDTIEDSSLKFRDATLEVLKIAFISSLALEYISMLGVGLVALELGLRLIYFESVTFFTAFFMLVLAPEFYVAIRELGNAFHTGRGSIGAAKLIDEELSKEEDRVNWGSEKLSNTQPPHIQFDQTVFQYSKDGFGLGPLQADIKPYENIALIGKSGSGKSTALNLLSGLIAPTAGAVKINGNDLSHYEEESWFDQLSYISQQPFIFSGTLADNIAIGSKQEATRSDIEAAAEKAGLMPLIEALQKGLDTLVGEGGRGLSGGEKQRLALARAFLKKPSVILFDEPTTGLDLKTEQILTASMEELSKDATVITVAHRLYTIKNADQILMLEDGKLIVKGQHRDLLSEPAYQEMVQGGGASARA from the coding sequence ATGAATCAACTTTCGCAATATGCGAAGCAATATAAAGGCACACAATTGCTGATGGTTCTGATTGCGCTATTAACAGGCGTTAGCATCATTGCACAGGCCTATTTTATCGTCATGATTGTAGACGAGGTATTCTTAAAGGGCGCTGGTCTGTCTGATGTTGTACCACTTTTCGGCTGGCTGGCCGTCGCACTCATCGCACGCGCCATGCTGACATACGCAAGCGGTCGGACAGGCGCATGGCTTGCTGCAAAGGTCAAACAGACGATCAGAGAGAAGCTGCTTGAAAAATATGCAGGTAACCCTGTACAGGCTTCACTTCAGGGTCAGTCTGGACGTAAGGTCAGTGTGCTGATGGATGCAGTCGATGAAGTCGACAGCTATTTCAGTAAATATATTCCTCAGCTTACACTGACAGCGTTTATTCCACTCATGATTATCATCACAGCGTTCTGGCAGGATTGGATTACAGGGACGGTTCTCCTCGTCTCAGCACCATTTATTCCGTTGTTTTTTATCATTATCGGAATCAAGACGCAGAAAAAGTCTGAAGAACAGCTTGAACAGCTGTCAGCTTTTTCAGGTACGTTTCTTGATACACTTCAGGGTCTGACAACGCTAAAGCTGTTTGGTCAGGCGAAAAAGCAGCGGGATACAATAGAAGACAGCAGTCTGAAGTTCAGGGATGCAACGCTTGAAGTGCTGAAAATCGCGTTTATCTCGTCTCTTGCACTTGAATATATTTCAATGCTCGGAGTGGGACTTGTTGCACTGGAGCTTGGACTGAGACTGATTTACTTTGAGAGCGTTACGTTTTTCACAGCGTTTTTCATGCTCGTACTGGCACCTGAATTTTATGTGGCGATCAGAGAGCTTGGCAATGCATTTCACACAGGACGCGGAAGTATTGGTGCAGCCAAGTTGATTGACGAAGAGCTTTCAAAGGAAGAAGACCGTGTGAACTGGGGCAGCGAAAAGCTCTCAAACACGCAGCCGCCGCACATTCAATTTGATCAGACTGTCTTTCAATACAGCAAGGACGGCTTCGGGCTCGGACCACTGCAGGCTGATATTAAGCCTTATGAAAACATTGCGCTAATTGGTAAAAGCGGGTCGGGTAAGTCAACGGCACTGAATCTGCTCAGCGGATTGATTGCACCGACAGCAGGAGCCGTCAAAATCAATGGAAATGATTTATCTCACTATGAAGAAGAAAGCTGGTTTGATCAGCTAAGCTATATTTCTCAGCAGCCGTTTATTTTTTCCGGCACGCTTGCCGATAATATTGCCATTGGCAGTAAACAAGAAGCAACGCGCAGTGACATTGAAGCAGCTGCCGAAAAAGCCGGGCTGATGCCGCTGATTGAGGCGCTTCAAAAAGGACTCGATACGCTGGTTGGAGAAGGCGGAAGAGGACTTTCAGGTGGAGAAAAGCAGCGTCTTGCGCTTGCAAGGGCATTTCTTAAGAAGCCTTCAGTGATCTTATTTGATGAGCCGACAACAGGACTTGATCTGAAAACCGAACAGATTCTCACTGCTTCGATGGAAGAGTTGTCAAAGGACGCAACTGTTATCACCGTCGCTCACAGATTGTATACGATTAAAAATGCTGACCAGATTCTGATGCTTGAAGATGGAAAGCTGATTGTAAAGGGACAGCATCGCGATTTATTATCAGAGCCCGCCTATCAGGAAATGGTACAGGGAGGTGGCGCAAGTGCGAGAGCTTAG
- a CDS encoding helicase UvrD, whose protein sequence is MADYFTRKKREIGVNLNEVQKQAVLHGDGPLLLLASPGSGKTTTIMMRIGHLIEERGVDPERIKGVTFSKAAADDMKQRYKRMFPALPEVDFSTIHSLAFAVVCDYLRKEQKVWQLIEGPVEDPSDYTANKKLLLRTLFQRFNKEAMTDDQLEEMSNYISLIKNKLLPRKKWGSVVCEVTNAEQIAAEYEAIKRKDPEKLLLDYDDMLTLALEAFEQDRKLLKKYQQRYDHLLTDESQDTSLVQHAIVEKLVEPHQNLCVVADDDQSIYTWRAAEPQYLLDFKKVYPEAKILMMEQNYRSTPEIVNAANEFIKRNKNRYEKNMFTENEAGEPVSIKVFPDYEDQAAYLAQELSKLDNYRDAAVLYRTNSSSILIMNELERARIPFYMKDSDVRFFSHWIVEDILNFMRLTFNNTRTDLFEKISMKCLGYVTRQQLFELKKQPEEGSVFDRLLNLSSLKDYQRKQINGLKRAFERMEGGEPYRVIRLIREQAGYDRALEKMSENLGFSIEYLHDVLSTLEQIAQKETGMVAFANRLKQLESLLKTSKFNKHENAVTLSTLHSSKGLEFKKVYMLDLIADVIPSKSDVKEQDKGNKDPMEEAARLFYVGMTRAEKELELLSYRNRAGSKTNPSPFLLRVNKIINPPEQQQVYESRIPQNPNALRRVSDLEVGRKVKHRVFGTGRIEGFSEDGLEIKFSKGTKRLALDLCLTMGLLEPAE, encoded by the coding sequence ATGGCAGATTATTTTACTAGAAAAAAGCGTGAGATTGGCGTCAATCTGAATGAAGTACAAAAGCAGGCTGTTCTCCATGGGGATGGTCCGCTTCTTCTGCTTGCCTCACCGGGATCAGGGAAGACGACAACCATTATGATGCGGATCGGTCATCTGATTGAAGAACGCGGCGTAGACCCTGAGCGAATCAAGGGCGTTACATTCAGTAAAGCGGCTGCAGATGACATGAAGCAGCGCTATAAAAGGATGTTTCCCGCATTGCCGGAAGTGGATTTTTCAACAATTCACAGCCTTGCCTTCGCTGTAGTTTGTGATTACCTCAGAAAAGAACAAAAAGTCTGGCAGCTGATTGAGGGGCCGGTCGAAGATCCATCTGATTATACAGCGAACAAAAAACTGCTGCTGCGCACATTGTTTCAGCGTTTTAACAAGGAAGCGATGACAGATGATCAGCTTGAGGAGATGTCTAATTACATCAGCCTGATTAAAAATAAGCTGCTACCGAGAAAGAAGTGGGGCTCAGTTGTTTGTGAAGTCACTAACGCTGAACAGATTGCAGCTGAATATGAAGCGATCAAACGAAAGGATCCCGAGAAGCTGCTGCTTGATTACGATGATATGCTGACACTTGCGCTTGAGGCTTTCGAACAGGACCGGAAGCTTTTGAAGAAATATCAGCAGCGCTATGATCACCTGCTGACAGATGAGAGCCAGGATACGTCACTGGTACAGCATGCCATCGTTGAAAAGCTTGTTGAGCCTCATCAGAACCTGTGTGTTGTAGCGGATGATGACCAGTCGATCTATACGTGGAGGGCAGCAGAGCCGCAATATTTGCTTGATTTTAAAAAGGTTTATCCCGAAGCGAAAATTTTAATGATGGAGCAGAATTACCGTTCTACGCCTGAGATCGTCAATGCGGCAAATGAATTTATCAAACGGAATAAAAACCGTTATGAAAAGAATATGTTTACTGAAAATGAGGCAGGTGAACCTGTCAGTATCAAGGTGTTCCCTGATTACGAAGATCAGGCAGCCTACCTGGCGCAGGAGCTGTCAAAGCTTGATAACTACCGTGATGCAGCTGTCTTATATCGAACGAACAGCTCGTCTATTCTTATTATGAATGAGCTTGAACGTGCGCGGATTCCGTTTTATATGAAAGATTCGGATGTTCGGTTTTTCAGCCACTGGATTGTAGAGGATATCCTTAACTTTATGCGCCTTACATTCAACAACACGCGGACAGATTTATTTGAAAAGATTTCTATGAAGTGCCTCGGTTATGTCACCCGCCAGCAGCTGTTTGAGCTGAAAAAGCAGCCGGAGGAAGGCAGTGTATTTGATCGCTTACTTAACTTGAGTTCGCTCAAGGATTATCAACGTAAGCAGATCAATGGATTGAAGCGGGCTTTTGAAAGAATGGAAGGCGGGGAACCTTACCGCGTGATCCGTCTGATCAGAGAACAGGCCGGCTATGATCGTGCGCTTGAGAAAATGAGTGAAAATCTCGGTTTTTCGATTGAATATTTACATGATGTATTATCAACACTTGAACAGATTGCACAGAAGGAAACAGGAATGGTCGCATTTGCGAATCGCCTGAAGCAGCTTGAATCACTGCTGAAAACGTCCAAGTTTAATAAACACGAAAATGCCGTTACACTGTCAACGCTTCACAGCTCCAAGGGTCTGGAATTTAAAAAAGTGTATATGTTGGATCTGATTGCGGATGTCATTCCTTCTAAAAGTGATGTGAAGGAACAGGATAAAGGGAATAAGGATCCGATGGAAGAAGCTGCACGTCTGTTTTATGTAGGTATGACGCGGGCTGAGAAAGAGCTTGAGTTGCTTTCCTATAGAAACAGAGCGGGCAGTAAAACAAACCCTTCACCGTTTTTACTCAGGGTCAATAAAATTATTAATCCGCCTGAACAACAGCAGGTGTATGAAAGTAGAATTCCACAGAATCCCAATGCTTTAAGAAGAGTATCGGATCTTGAGGTTGGTCGGAAGGTAAAGCACCGTGTATTTGGTACAGGCCGGATTGAAGGGTTTTCTGAGGATGGACTTGAAATTAAATTTTCCAAAGGCACAAAGCGCCTTGCACTGGACCTGTGTCTGACGATGGGGCTGCTTGAGCCTGCTGAATAA
- a CDS encoding succinate-semialdehyde dehdyrogenase, with protein MDTYHLIINGKETGQDLETIDVINPATTEAIATVPKGGTDEAKKAVDAAHHAFKDWSRRNTYERSALLMKWADLIDEHTDELARLMTIEQGKPLKEAAGEISYANGFIKWFAEEGKRVYGETIPSSKGDRRLFVHKQPVGVTAVITPWNFPAAMITRKVAPALATGCTAVIKPATATPLTAFRLVQLAKEAGIPDGVLNVVTGKSSDISGAWLEDDRVRKLTFTGSTEVGKSLMKGAADTMKKISLELGGHAPAIVMDDADLEKAVDGVIATKFRNAGQTCVCANRIYVHEEIAEAFTKRFTEKVEALRLGDGLEEGVDLGPLIDEDAVEKVQKHIEDAKEKGATVETGGELRDGLFFKQTVLSGVIDDMLCMKEETFGPVAPITTFKTEEEAIERANDSIYGLAAYVFTENISKGIRISEQLEYGIVGLNDGLPSAPEAPFGGFKQSGLGREGGHQGIEEFLETKFISVGMSE; from the coding sequence TTGGATACATATCATCTTATTATTAATGGAAAAGAAACCGGACAGGACCTTGAAACAATTGATGTGATTAACCCGGCTACAACTGAAGCCATTGCAACCGTTCCTAAAGGCGGTACAGATGAGGCGAAAAAAGCAGTGGATGCAGCCCATCATGCTTTTAAAGACTGGTCGCGCCGGAACACGTATGAGCGCAGCGCTTTACTAATGAAATGGGCTGACTTAATTGATGAACATACAGATGAACTTGCCCGCTTAATGACCATTGAGCAGGGCAAGCCGCTGAAGGAAGCTGCAGGAGAAATTTCGTATGCGAACGGATTTATTAAATGGTTTGCAGAAGAAGGTAAGCGTGTGTATGGCGAGACGATTCCTTCTTCAAAAGGAGATAGACGACTGTTTGTTCACAAGCAGCCAGTTGGTGTTACAGCAGTCATTACGCCATGGAACTTTCCGGCAGCGATGATCACGCGAAAAGTAGCACCGGCGCTTGCTACAGGCTGTACTGCTGTGATCAAGCCTGCTACCGCTACACCGCTGACAGCATTCCGCCTTGTACAGCTGGCGAAAGAAGCAGGTATTCCAGATGGCGTCTTAAACGTTGTAACAGGAAAATCTTCTGATATTAGTGGAGCCTGGCTAGAAGATGATCGTGTTAGAAAGCTGACATTTACAGGTTCAACAGAAGTCGGCAAATCACTGATGAAAGGTGCAGCTGATACGATGAAGAAAATCTCATTGGAGCTCGGCGGCCATGCACCTGCTATCGTGATGGATGATGCTGATCTTGAAAAAGCAGTTGACGGTGTCATTGCGACGAAGTTCAGAAACGCGGGTCAGACATGCGTCTGTGCAAACCGGATCTACGTTCATGAAGAGATTGCTGAGGCATTCACAAAACGCTTTACTGAAAAAGTTGAAGCATTACGTCTTGGCGATGGACTTGAAGAAGGCGTTGATCTTGGACCGCTGATTGATGAGGATGCGGTTGAAAAAGTGCAAAAGCATATTGAAGATGCAAAAGAGAAAGGCGCAACGGTGGAAACCGGCGGAGAACTCCGTGATGGTTTATTCTTCAAACAGACAGTATTATCCGGCGTAATAGATGACATGCTGTGTATGAAAGAGGAAACGTTTGGACCGGTTGCACCAATTACAACTTTTAAAACAGAGGAAGAAGCGATTGAACGTGCGAATGATTCCATTTACGGACTTGCAGCTTATGTGTTTACTGAGAATATTTCGAAGGGAATTCGGATCAGTGAACAGCTTGAATACGGCATTGTCGGATTGAATGATGGATTGCCTTCTGCACCAGAAGCGCCATTTGGCGGATTTAAGCAGAGTGGCCTTGGCCGTGAGGGTGGTCATCAGGGGATTGAAGAGTTTCTTGAGACGAAGTTCATTTCTGTTGGAATGAGTGAATAG
- a CDS encoding glutamate dehydrogenase — MQYQTRSIVQESLDALMDDKMFLPDLQNGPREKAFSSLGAVLSTPNKIHKSFLRIVLEKGEIVRIPAFRVQHNNAMGPYKGGIRFHESVNEEEVINLAFLMTLKNSLHDVPFGGGKGGVVVNPREFSPKELNLISKKYVQYFADVIGPDKDIPAPDMGSGEREMDWMMGEYKNIKPGQPYRGSFTGKSVINGGSLGRREATGKGVYFTFRYLMSDFIKKQHSWLEKTGSPYAKTALDLYEKPLKVAVQGFGNVGSVTALEAYQCQQLQNKVIAVSDRNCTLYNEDGLDIPTLVSYTAANQGDLPHTEEKLKDSGVKAEILHRDDVLTMDVDVLMLAALEEQIHNGNKENIKAKVIVEGANAPVTAEADDYLNEKGVIIVPDILANAGGVIVSYFEWLQGRETQFYSEEQIYKKLYDKMQGTMETILPKYFGDPHSLRENCYIHSVMKLSTVLYKQGKLF, encoded by the coding sequence ATGCAATACCAGACAAGATCAATCGTACAGGAATCACTTGATGCATTAATGGATGACAAAATGTTTTTACCGGATCTTCAAAATGGACCGAGAGAGAAAGCGTTCTCATCTCTGGGTGCTGTTTTATCAACGCCTAATAAGATACATAAATCTTTTCTCAGGATCGTTCTTGAAAAAGGTGAAATCGTCAGAATCCCAGCCTTCAGGGTTCAGCACAATAATGCAATGGGACCTTATAAAGGCGGAATTAGATTTCACGAATCTGTAAATGAGGAAGAAGTCATTAACCTTGCCTTTCTGATGACACTAAAAAATTCACTTCATGATGTACCATTTGGCGGAGGAAAAGGTGGCGTTGTTGTTAATCCACGTGAATTTTCACCAAAGGAATTGAATCTGATCTCCAAAAAGTATGTTCAGTATTTTGCGGATGTGATTGGCCCGGATAAGGATATTCCGGCGCCTGATATGGGAAGCGGCGAACGAGAAATGGACTGGATGATGGGTGAATATAAAAACATCAAGCCTGGTCAGCCTTACAGAGGTAGCTTTACCGGTAAAAGTGTGATTAACGGCGGCTCCCTTGGCAGACGTGAAGCAACAGGTAAAGGCGTATACTTTACATTCCGCTACCTGATGTCCGACTTTATCAAAAAGCAGCATTCATGGCTTGAAAAAACAGGAAGTCCCTATGCTAAAACGGCACTGGATCTTTACGAAAAGCCTTTGAAAGTGGCTGTGCAGGGTTTTGGTAATGTAGGTTCAGTGACTGCCCTGGAAGCTTACCAGTGCCAGCAGCTGCAGAATAAAGTCATTGCAGTAAGTGATCGCAACTGCACACTTTATAACGAAGACGGACTGGATATCCCAACGCTCGTATCCTATACAGCGGCCAACCAGGGAGATCTGCCTCATACAGAAGAAAAGTTGAAAGACAGTGGGGTTAAAGCTGAAATCCTGCACAGGGATGATGTGCTGACAATGGACGTTGACGTATTAATGCTCGCAGCACTTGAAGAACAAATTCATAATGGAAACAAAGAAAATATTAAAGCGAAAGTGATTGTAGAAGGTGCCAATGCCCCGGTAACAGCTGAAGCAGATGACTATCTAAACGAGAAAGGCGTCATTATCGTTCCGGATATTCTCGCCAATGCAGGCGGTGTAATTGTTTCCTATTTCGAATGGCTGCAGGGCAGAGAAACCCAGTTCTATTCAGAAGAACAGATCTACAAAAAGCTTTACGATAAAATGCAGGGGACGATGGAAACCATTCTTCCTAAATACTTCGGAGACCCGCATTCTCTGCGTGAAAACTGTTATATCCATTCAGTCATGAAGCTATCAACGGTTCTTTATAAGCAGGGTAAACTATTTTAA